The following proteins are encoded in a genomic region of Streptococcus sp. 29892:
- the frr gene encoding ribosome recycling factor, translated as MSKEIIAKAQERMNQSHQSLAREFSHIRAGRANASLLDRISVEYYGAPTPLNQLAGITVPEARVLLITPFDKSILKDIERALNASDLGLTPQSDGTVIRLVIPALTEETRKNLAKDVKKVGENSKVAIRNIRRDAMDEAKKAEKAKEITEDDLKTLEKDIQKVTDDAIKTIDKMTADKEKELLEV; from the coding sequence ATGTCAAAAGAAATTATTGCAAAAGCCCAAGAACGCATGAACCAATCGCATCAGAGTTTGGCTCGTGAGTTCAGCCATATCCGTGCTGGTCGTGCTAATGCTAGCTTGTTGGACCGCATTTCAGTAGAATACTACGGTGCTCCAACACCCTTGAACCAATTGGCTGGTATTACCGTTCCAGAAGCGCGTGTTCTCTTGATTACACCATTTGACAAGTCTATCTTGAAGGATATTGAGCGTGCCTTGAACGCATCTGACCTTGGTTTGACACCACAGTCTGATGGTACTGTTATTCGTTTGGTTATTCCTGCCTTGACAGAGGAAACGCGTAAGAACTTGGCAAAAGATGTGAAAAAAGTGGGTGAAAACTCTAAAGTGGCTATCCGAAACATCCGTCGTGATGCTATGGACGAGGCTAAGAAAGCTGAAAAAGCTAAAGAAATCACGGAAGACGATTTGAAAACACTTGAGAAAGACATTCAAAAAGTCACTGACGATGCCATCAAGACTATCGATAAGATGACTGCCGACAAGGAAAAAGAATTGTTGGAAGTTTAA
- the pyrH gene encoding UMP kinase, translated as MMKPKYQRILIKLSGEALAGERGVGIDIQTVQAMAKEIQEVAESGVQIALVIGGGNLWRGEPAAEAGMDRVQADYTGMLGTVMNALVMADSLKQLGVDTRVQTAIAMQSVAEPYIRGRALRHLEKGRIVIFGAGIGSPYFSTDTTAALRAAEIEADAILMAKNGVDGVYNADPKKDANAVKFNELTHREVISRGLKIMDATASTLSMDNDIDLVVFNMNEPGNIKRVVFGEQIGTTVSNSTEEK; from the coding sequence ATGATGAAACCTAAATACCAACGTATTCTAATCAAACTATCTGGCGAGGCCTTGGCCGGTGAACGTGGTGTCGGTATTGACATCCAAACGGTTCAAGCAATGGCTAAGGAAATTCAAGAAGTAGCAGAATCAGGTGTTCAAATTGCCCTTGTTATTGGTGGTGGTAACCTTTGGCGTGGTGAACCTGCTGCTGAGGCTGGTATGGATCGTGTGCAGGCAGACTATACTGGTATGCTTGGTACGGTTATGAATGCTCTTGTAATGGCTGATTCCCTTAAACAACTTGGTGTGGATACGCGTGTGCAGACAGCAATTGCTATGCAGTCTGTGGCTGAGCCATATATTCGTGGTCGTGCCTTACGTCACCTTGAAAAAGGTCGGATTGTCATCTTCGGTGCAGGTATCGGTTCACCATACTTCTCAACAGATACAACTGCCGCTCTTCGTGCAGCAGAGATTGAAGCAGATGCAATCTTGATGGCTAAAAACGGTGTGGATGGTGTCTACAATGCCGATCCTAAGAAAGATGCAAATGCGGTTAAATTTAATGAATTAACCCACCGTGAAGTCATCAGCCGTGGCTTGAAAATCATGGATGCAACAGCTTCTACGCTGTCAATGGACAACGATATTGATTTGGTAGTCTTTAACATGAACGAGCCAGGCAATATCAAGCGTGTTGTATTTGGTGAACAAATCGGTACAACGGTTTCTAATTCTACAGAAGAAAAATAA
- a CDS encoding putative polysaccharide biosynthesis protein: MSEQTKTGQSREQETMVRGMAWLTAGNFLSRLLGVAYVIPWYIWLGEHRAEANALFSMGYQIYANFLLISTAGLPTAIAKQVAKYNVLGKEEVSLYLVREFFKLMLVFGAVFAGAMFISSPWLAEASGSKEKLIPVMYSLVPPLFIFPAMSILRGFFQGRHDMKPYAISQLAEQLVRVIWILAATFIIMKLGNGNYLDAVVQSTFAAFVGMLASVGILVYTLWKQGYLGKLLHAKKQNISVNTGQLIKETVKDAIPIIILSLTIQLLQFIDQVTFINVMEKITSLTNSELLELYSFMSANPNKITMMIIGISISLGSVAIPLITEKFVKKDLKAASNLVADNLQLLFIFTIPAIVGTVLLARPLYSVFYGQSQDIEIQLFIWNLVMILPLGLYSVISVVIQAIFENRRAVIYFAIGMLIKVVLQLPMIYMFQVYGPFLSTLVSLTVMLYLFYKRIDAVLGVDEGLIVKDIVTISWISLVMGGIVWLHELLLNHLLPATGYLSSFVHLLLSGGVGVFVFVILTLKTRQLDRLIGSRADLLRRKLKLA; the protein is encoded by the coding sequence ATGTCTGAACAAACAAAAACGGGCCAATCCCGTGAGCAAGAAACCATGGTGCGAGGCATGGCCTGGCTAACGGCTGGGAATTTTCTCAGTCGTTTGCTGGGTGTTGCCTATGTGATACCTTGGTATATCTGGCTGGGAGAACATCGGGCGGAGGCCAATGCCTTATTTAGTATGGGCTATCAAATTTATGCCAACTTCCTCTTGATTTCTACGGCTGGTTTGCCGACCGCCATTGCTAAACAGGTTGCCAAGTACAATGTATTAGGGAAAGAAGAGGTGTCACTCTATCTGGTTCGGGAATTCTTTAAGCTCATGTTGGTCTTTGGTGCGGTCTTTGCCGGAGCCATGTTTATCAGTTCTCCTTGGCTAGCTGAAGCGTCAGGTTCCAAAGAAAAACTCATTCCAGTCATGTATAGTCTGGTTCCTCCCTTATTCATCTTTCCAGCTATGAGTATCTTACGAGGTTTTTTCCAGGGGCGGCACGATATGAAGCCTTATGCGATCAGTCAATTGGCGGAACAGTTGGTTCGTGTTATTTGGATTTTAGCAGCTACCTTTATTATCATGAAGCTGGGCAATGGGAACTATCTAGACGCAGTAGTACAGTCCACCTTTGCTGCCTTTGTAGGTATGCTGGCAAGTGTAGGAATTCTGGTTTATACTCTCTGGAAACAGGGCTATCTGGGAAAATTACTCCATGCCAAGAAGCAGAACATATCGGTCAATACAGGTCAACTCATCAAAGAAACAGTCAAGGATGCTATTCCGATTATTATTTTGAGTTTGACCATCCAGTTGCTGCAATTTATTGACCAAGTTACCTTTATCAATGTCATGGAAAAGATCACCAGCCTGACCAATTCGGAACTCTTGGAACTCTATTCCTTTATGTCTGCCAATCCCAATAAGATTACCATGATGATTATCGGGATTTCTATCAGTCTGGGCAGTGTAGCTATTCCACTCATTACTGAGAAGTTTGTAAAAAAAGATTTGAAGGCAGCTTCCAATTTGGTGGCGGATAACTTGCAGTTACTCTTTATTTTTACCATTCCAGCCATTGTTGGAACGGTCTTATTGGCTAGACCACTCTACTCAGTCTTCTACGGTCAATCGCAGGATATTGAAATTCAGCTCTTCATTTGGAACCTGGTCATGATTTTACCTCTTGGCCTATATTCTGTTATCAGCGTTGTCATTCAAGCGATTTTTGAAAATCGTCGAGCAGTTATCTATTTTGCGATTGGGATGCTGATAAAAGTGGTCTTGCAGTTGCCGATGATTTATATGTTCCAAGTTTACGGCCCCTTCCTTTCAACCCTGGTCAGTCTTACCGTCATGCTCTATTTATTCTATAAGCGTATTGATGCTGTCTTAGGTGTGGATGAAGGTTTGATTGTGAAAGACATTGTGACAATCAGCTGGATTTCCTTGGTTATGGGTGGCATTGTTTGGTTACATGAATTGCTTCTCAATCACTTATTACCAGCTACTGGTTATCTATCGAGCTTTGTTCATTTGCTCCTTTCGGGAGGGGTGGGCGTATTCGTTTTTGTCATTTTGACCTTGAAGACACGACAGCTGGATCGTTTGATTGGCAGCCGGGCAGACTTGCTCCGTCGCAAACTAAAATTGGCTTAA
- the yghU gene encoding glutathione-dependent disulfide-bond oxidoreductase — translation MTEYTKPLVWKWEDENDNRSGNRPTAGSRFEQALPKGDQPFQVYSLGTPNGIKVAIMLEELRELGISEAGYDLFLINIGQGDQFGSDFVGINPNSKIPAMVDYSEKEPVRVFESANILFYLAEKFSAFLPKEWSKRTEVLNWLFWQTGAAPFVGGGFGHFFHYAPTAQEYPINRYAMETKRQLDLLDQLLATREYIAGNDYTIADIAIWSWYGRLAQGQLYPGSAAFLDVASYSHLNAWVEKIAERPAVQRGLAVTYTSIED, via the coding sequence ATGACAGAATACACAAAACCACTGGTTTGGAAGTGGGAAGATGAGAATGACAATCGTTCAGGCAACCGCCCGACTGCAGGTAGTCGATTTGAACAGGCTTTGCCAAAAGGAGATCAGCCTTTCCAAGTTTATTCCTTGGGAACACCTAATGGCATTAAGGTTGCCATTATGCTGGAAGAACTGAGGGAACTGGGGATTTCAGAAGCTGGCTATGACCTCTTTCTCATCAATATCGGTCAAGGGGACCAGTTTGGATCTGACTTTGTTGGGATAAATCCAAACTCAAAAATTCCAGCTATGGTGGACTACTCTGAGAAAGAACCAGTTCGTGTTTTTGAATCCGCCAATATTTTATTTTACTTAGCAGAAAAGTTTAGTGCCTTCTTGCCAAAAGAATGGTCGAAACGTACAGAAGTTCTTAACTGGCTCTTCTGGCAAACTGGCGCCGCTCCCTTTGTTGGAGGTGGTTTTGGGCATTTCTTCCATTACGCTCCGACAGCGCAGGAATATCCTATTAACCGCTACGCCATGGAAACCAAGCGGCAGTTGGATTTGTTGGATCAATTATTGGCGACCAGGGAATACATTGCTGGAAATGACTACACTATCGCAGATATAGCCATCTGGTCCTGGTATGGACGGTTGGCGCAAGGTCAACTCTATCCTGGTTCGGCAGCATTTCTGGATGTCGCCTCTTATAGCCATTTAAATGCCTGGGTGGAAAAAATTGCAGAGCGTCCAGCTGTTCAGAGAGGCCTGGCAGTAACATATACTTCTATAGAAGATTAA
- a CDS encoding bacteriocin immunity protein → MKKANREEFYSHLSALYQLSPETISPVLREKIVEFAQKLDQSDNLYLLADQLSVYVNRELLEQAGKAPKELLDLATYIQELQISHSLYMARLDSL, encoded by the coding sequence ATGAAAAAAGCCAATCGTGAAGAATTTTACTCCCATTTATCAGCCCTTTATCAGTTGTCACCAGAAACTATTTCCCCTGTTTTGCGTGAGAAAATTGTTGAATTTGCTCAGAAACTTGACCAGTCAGACAATCTCTACTTGTTGGCGGATCAGCTTTCCGTGTATGTGAATAGGGAATTGCTTGAGCAGGCTGGAAAAGCACCAAAAGAGCTGCTTGATTTAGCTACTTATATCCAGGAATTGCAGATCAGCCATAGTTTGTATATGGCCCGTTTGGATAGCTTGTAG
- the rplA gene encoding 50S ribosomal protein L1, which translates to MAKKSKNLRAALEKIDSTKLYSVEEAVALAKETNFAKFDASVEVAYNLNIDVRKADQQIRGAMVLPNGTGKTARVLVFARGAKAEEAKAAGADFVGEDDLVAKINGGWLDFDVVIATPDMMAVVGRLGRVLGPRNLMPNPKTGTVTMDVAKAVEESKGGKITYRADKAGIVQALIGKVSFDADKLVENFKAFNEVMVKAKPATAKGTYMTSVSITTTQGVGIKVDPNSL; encoded by the coding sequence ATGGCTAAAAAAAGCAAAAACTTACGTGCTGCTCTTGAGAAAATCGACAGCACAAAACTTTACAGCGTAGAAGAAGCTGTTGCACTTGCAAAAGAAACTAACTTCGCTAAATTTGATGCGTCAGTTGAAGTTGCTTACAACTTGAACATCGACGTTCGTAAAGCAGACCAACAAATCCGTGGTGCAATGGTATTGCCAAACGGTACTGGTAAAACTGCTCGCGTTCTTGTTTTCGCGCGTGGTGCGAAAGCAGAAGAAGCAAAAGCTGCTGGTGCAGACTTTGTTGGTGAAGATGATTTGGTTGCTAAAATCAACGGTGGTTGGTTGGACTTCGACGTTGTTATCGCAACTCCAGATATGATGGCAGTTGTTGGACGTCTTGGTCGTGTACTTGGTCCACGTAACTTGATGCCAAACCCTAAAACTGGTACAGTAACAATGGATGTTGCTAAAGCAGTTGAAGAGTCTAAAGGTGGTAAAATCACTTACCGTGCAGACAAAGCAGGTATCGTACAAGCTCTTATCGGTAAAGTATCATTTGACGCTGACAAACTTGTTGAAAACTTCAAAGCTTTCAACGAAGTAATGGTTAAAGCAAAACCAGCTACAGCTAAAGGTACTTACATGACTTCAGTTTCAATCACAACAACACAAGGTGTTGGTATTAAAGTAGATCCAAACTCACTTTAA
- the rplK gene encoding 50S ribosomal protein L11 — protein sequence MAKKVEKLVKLQIPAGKATPAPPVGPALGQAGINIMGFTKEFNARTADQAGMIIPVVISVYEDKSFDFICKTPPAAVLLKKAAGVEKGSGTPNKTKVASVTRAQVQEIAETKMPDLNAASLEAAMRMIEGTARSMGFTVTD from the coding sequence ATGGCTAAGAAAGTCGAAAAACTTGTAAAACTTCAGATCCCTGCTGGTAAAGCTACTCCAGCTCCACCAGTCGGACCAGCACTTGGTCAAGCAGGTATCAACATCATGGGATTCACTAAGGAATTTAACGCTCGTACAGCTGACCAAGCTGGTATGATCATTCCAGTTGTAATCTCTGTATATGAAGATAAATCATTTGATTTCATCTGTAAGACACCACCAGCTGCTGTTCTTTTGAAAAAAGCTGCAGGTGTTGAAAAAGGTTCAGGTACACCTAACAAAACGAAAGTTGCTTCAGTAACTCGTGCACAAGTACAAGAAATTGCTGAAACAAAAATGCCAGATTTGAACGCTGCTAGCTTGGAAGCTGCAATGCGTATGATCGAAGGTACTGCTCGTTCTATGGGCTTCACTGTTACTGACTAA
- a CDS encoding DUF3397 domain-containing protein translates to MFESILFIKIIAVLFIFLTLAISIIAVKFFKLHKYGRNFADIAFPLYGLEFYLISDRIYYSSLLPHLLLALSLLSMGLCAFFLFKKKEFSYKRFFKVFWRASFILTFFMYLALVIAVLTLKS, encoded by the coding sequence ATGTTTGAATCAATCCTCTTTATAAAAATCATTGCAGTTCTTTTCATCTTTCTGACCTTGGCAATTTCCATTATTGCCGTCAAGTTTTTTAAGCTGCACAAATACGGGCGAAACTTTGCTGATATTGCCTTTCCACTTTATGGCCTGGAGTTTTATCTTATCTCGGACAGGATTTACTATAGCAGTCTACTCCCACACCTGCTCCTAGCCCTTTCCCTGCTATCCATGGGATTGTGCGCCTTCTTCCTCTTCAAGAAAAAAGAGTTCTCCTATAAACGCTTTTTCAAAGTATTTTGGAGAGCTAGCTTTATCCTGACCTTCTTTATGTATTTAGCTCTAGTCATTGCTGTATTGACACTCAAATCCTAG
- a CDS encoding VOC family protein, giving the protein MKFDAVHHIAIIGSHYERTREFYVEKLGFEQLDEHIRPEKNDILFNVKKGNMVLEIFIKPDAPIRPAMPNPEHTGLRHLAFKVADVEACLEEFDRLGIRHEALRTDDFDGKKMAFFFDPDGLPLEIHE; this is encoded by the coding sequence ATGAAGTTTGATGCAGTCCACCATATTGCCATCATCGGCAGCCATTATGAACGAACACGAGAGTTCTATGTTGAAAAATTAGGCTTTGAGCAGTTGGATGAACACATCCGTCCAGAAAAAAATGACATTCTCTTCAATGTCAAAAAAGGAAATATGGTCTTGGAAATTTTTATCAAGCCGGATGCACCTATTCGTCCAGCCATGCCCAATCCAGAACACACTGGGCTTCGCCATCTAGCATTTAAAGTGGCAGATGTGGAGGCTTGTCTGGAAGAATTTGACCGTTTGGGCATTCGACACGAAGCCCTTCGCACAGATGATTTCGATGGGAAGAAGATGGCCTTCTTCTTTGATCCAGATGGCCTACCATTAGAAATTCATGAATAA